In Nitrospiria bacterium, a single genomic region encodes these proteins:
- the hrcA gene encoding heat-inducible transcriptional repressor HrcA: MELNERNRKILNAVILSYIEKASPVGSQTVTRNFSFGLSPATIRNIMAELEEMGYLLQPHTSAGRIPTSKGYRLYVDELMEEDWPSIFDEDFLEETYLGMKREDPHALLQETTRMLSLLSHYAGIVLAPKVSKARLDRLEFILVRKGHALIVQVSKDGLVQHRMIDVGPELTQKDLTRISAFLNEKFSGLNLDEIRRRLLKEMEAEKELYNHLLQKASELGQKALADQPDEELYVVGTSNILNLPEFTENMEKMKGLFKTFEEKAVIMKLLNNCLETQGVQIFIGSESSVPGIEDFSLVVSSYRSGDDIGGTLGVIGPTRMEYARVIPLVDHTAKLLGRLLDQD, encoded by the coding sequence ATGGAACTAAACGAAAGAAATCGCAAAATTTTAAATGCCGTTATTTTGTCTTATATTGAAAAGGCCTCACCGGTTGGATCGCAGACCGTGACCAGGAATTTTTCTTTCGGTTTGAGCCCGGCCACGATTCGAAATATCATGGCCGAGTTGGAAGAGATGGGTTATTTGCTGCAGCCGCATACCTCGGCCGGACGGATTCCCACATCCAAAGGGTATCGTCTGTACGTGGATGAACTGATGGAAGAAGATTGGCCATCCATCTTCGATGAAGATTTTCTGGAAGAAACCTATCTCGGCATGAAGCGGGAAGACCCTCATGCGCTTCTCCAAGAGACGACACGGATGCTTTCCCTTCTTTCTCACTACGCCGGAATCGTCCTGGCCCCGAAGGTATCCAAGGCACGGCTGGATCGACTGGAGTTTATTTTGGTGCGCAAGGGTCACGCCCTGATTGTCCAAGTATCCAAAGACGGGCTGGTTCAACACCGGATGATCGATGTGGGTCCGGAATTGACTCAGAAAGACCTGACACGGATCAGCGCTTTTCTCAACGAAAAGTTCAGCGGCTTAAACCTGGACGAAATCCGCCGCCGGCTTCTTAAGGAAATGGAGGCCGAGAAAGAACTGTACAACCACCTGCTCCAGAAAGCCTCCGAGCTCGGTCAAAAGGCCCTGGCCGACCAACCGGACGAAGAACTCTACGTGGTGGGAACTTCAAACATTCTGAACCTGCCAGAGTTTACCGAGAACATGGAAAAGATGAAGGGCTTGTTCAAGACCTTTGAAGAAAAAGCCGTTATAATGAAACTCCTAAACAACTGCTTGGAAACCCAAGGAGTTCAGATCTTCATCGGTTCCGAAAGCAGTGTACCCGGAATCGAGGACTTCAGCTTGGTCGTTTCCAGTTATCGAAGCGGCGATGATATCGGGGGGACTCTAGGCGTGATCGGGCCCACACGGATGGAATACGCACGGGTTATTCCATTGGTCGATCATACCGCCAAATTGCTCGGTCGTCTCCTGGACCAAGACTGA
- a CDS encoding 16S rRNA (uracil(1498)-N(3))-methyltransferase, producing the protein MPVFFIQSRSLHENQISLTGDLAHHLRDVLRCRPGEVVNLVDEKQTRYRAALSQVTKKQIIAKILQKEAASARPTVSVTLAQAVLKGDKMDWVVQKATELGVNAILPVVSERTIARPRAERKFRQRDRWQKIAKEASQQCGRLDIPPVRPMVSLDELFKNPPDVSLNLLPWEQEQNQSLKAALTAFFPCGPSGRAGDSILVLIGPEGGFTSPEIEEARKTGWVSVSLGPRILRAETAGLAVLAILQYELETRR; encoded by the coding sequence ATGCCCGTTTTTTTTATTCAGTCCCGCTCCCTCCACGAAAACCAAATCTCGTTGACCGGAGATTTGGCCCATCATTTAAGGGATGTCCTCCGATGCCGACCCGGCGAAGTTGTGAACCTGGTGGATGAAAAACAGACACGATACCGCGCCGCGCTAAGTCAGGTCACGAAAAAACAGATCATCGCAAAGATTCTTCAAAAAGAGGCCGCGTCGGCTCGACCGACGGTTTCCGTCACACTGGCCCAGGCCGTTCTGAAAGGCGACAAGATGGACTGGGTGGTTCAAAAAGCGACCGAACTGGGGGTCAACGCCATCCTGCCGGTCGTGTCCGAACGGACGATCGCGCGGCCTCGCGCCGAACGGAAATTTCGCCAAAGGGACCGCTGGCAGAAGATCGCAAAAGAGGCTTCGCAGCAGTGCGGCCGGTTGGACATTCCCCCGGTCCGGCCCATGGTCTCGTTGGACGAGTTGTTTAAAAATCCGCCGGACGTTTCGCTGAACCTGCTGCCGTGGGAGCAGGAACAGAACCAATCGCTCAAGGCGGCATTGACCGCCTTTTTTCCCTGCGGCCCCTCCGGTCGAGCGGGAGATTCCATTCTTGTTCTGATCGGCCCCGAGGGGGGGTTCACTTCTCCGGAGATTGAAGAGGCCCGCAAAACCGGTTGGGTCTCGGTTTCATTGGGCCCGCGGATTCTTCGCGCCGAAACAGCCGGGCTGGCCGTTCTGGCGATTCTTCAATATGAATTGGAAACTCGGAGGTGA
- a CDS encoding valine--tRNA ligase codes for MADIIPKSDTTRFDKPYSPREVEDRWYRYWIDRGYFSADENAFTEKRFSIVIPPPNITGSLHLGHALNNTLQDILVRWKRMQGFNSLWVPGTDHAGIATQNVVERQLLAEKTSREKLGREEFIKRVWRWRQQSGRTIISQLKRLGASCDWNRERFTLDEGLSAAVREVFVRLYKEGLIYRGERLINWCPRCETALSDIEVEHEEVKGKLYYIKYPLADGPDVFLTVATTRPETMLGDTAVAVHPEDPRYNKLIGKRVLLSLTSRIIPVVGDPILVDREFGTGAVKITPGHDFNDEKAGQRHNLPRISLLNGRGEMNPAALEEDARAEKTLLNEIAGLKVPQAREKVVRRLETEGLLIKIEDHRHAIGKCYRCKTVVEPRLSPQWFVRVNDPKNSLAASAIEAVKSSRIRLIPESWKNNYFGWMENIQDWCISRQIWWGHQIPAWYCRGTDIGQCQPECASPIVAVATPERCPRCGSADLHQDPDVLDTWFSSALWPFSTLGWPQKTKELEIFYPTSALVTSFDILFFWVARMIMMGLHFMKDVPFRDVYIHALVRDAEGQKMSKSKGNVIDPLAIMEKYGTDALRFTLAAMASPGRDIKLSEERIEGYRNFANKIWNAARFILMNCPSGPKAYLDRPLTDPTTLSLADRWILSRLQRVIISVNSQLENYRFDEASKDLYQFLWHEFCDWYLELIKPTLYGKDSDAADRTRTVATRVFETVLRLLHPFMPFITEELWQTFTQTDSSIVIASFPIASVSFINEPVEQECESFQKVIEGIREMRGLHGIPFSKKLQATIRVSNQDIERYLQNNYSTITALGGLRYLKIGQHVEQPVHALMAPIIFPGGQGGDVFIPLMPDTIDIAKEITKKQKRLDDLAAQLIVEEKKLSNPNLAAKAPPEVLEKMKSRQEELRLEHEKLAAALKHLHEMAREKGESESALL; via the coding sequence ATGGCCGACATCATCCCAAAATCAGACACAACCCGCTTTGACAAACCTTACAGCCCTCGGGAGGTTGAGGACCGGTGGTATCGGTATTGGATCGACCGAGGCTACTTTTCTGCAGACGAGAACGCGTTCACGGAGAAGCGATTCTCGATCGTGATTCCGCCCCCGAACATCACCGGTTCGCTTCACTTGGGCCATGCCTTGAACAACACGTTGCAGGATATCCTGGTCCGCTGGAAGCGGATGCAGGGGTTTAACAGCCTCTGGGTGCCCGGAACGGACCACGCCGGGATCGCCACGCAGAATGTCGTCGAGCGGCAACTTCTGGCCGAGAAAACTTCTCGGGAAAAACTCGGACGTGAAGAATTCATCAAACGGGTCTGGCGGTGGCGGCAACAATCGGGGCGAACGATCATATCACAACTCAAACGGCTCGGTGCCTCCTGTGACTGGAACCGGGAACGGTTCACCTTGGACGAAGGCCTTTCGGCCGCCGTCCGAGAAGTCTTCGTCCGCTTGTACAAAGAAGGCCTGATCTACCGCGGAGAGCGATTGATTAACTGGTGCCCGCGTTGCGAGACAGCGTTATCCGATATCGAGGTCGAACATGAGGAAGTCAAAGGCAAGCTGTACTACATCAAATATCCCCTGGCCGATGGTCCTGACGTTTTCTTGACCGTCGCGACCACCCGTCCCGAGACGATGCTGGGGGATACCGCCGTGGCAGTGCATCCCGAAGATCCCCGATACAACAAGTTGATCGGGAAAAGGGTCCTGCTTTCATTGACAAGCCGCATCATCCCCGTCGTGGGCGATCCGATCTTGGTCGATCGGGAATTTGGAACCGGGGCCGTGAAGATCACGCCGGGGCATGACTTTAACGATGAAAAGGCGGGACAGCGTCACAACCTTCCCCGAATCTCGTTGCTGAACGGACGGGGGGAAATGAATCCGGCGGCCCTGGAAGAGGACGCCAGGGCTGAAAAAACATTATTGAATGAGATCGCCGGATTGAAGGTACCCCAGGCCCGGGAGAAAGTCGTCCGACGTCTTGAGACCGAAGGCCTGCTGATCAAGATCGAAGACCACCGTCATGCGATCGGAAAATGCTATCGGTGCAAAACGGTCGTCGAGCCTCGTCTCTCACCTCAATGGTTTGTCCGAGTGAATGACCCGAAGAACTCCCTTGCGGCGTCTGCGATCGAAGCGGTGAAAAGCAGCCGGATCCGCCTGATTCCGGAAAGCTGGAAGAATAATTACTTCGGCTGGATGGAAAATATTCAGGATTGGTGCATCTCCCGGCAGATCTGGTGGGGCCACCAGATCCCGGCATGGTACTGTAGGGGAACGGATATCGGGCAATGCCAGCCGGAATGCGCGTCGCCGATCGTCGCGGTCGCGACGCCGGAGCGTTGCCCGCGCTGCGGTTCGGCCGATCTCCACCAGGACCCGGACGTTCTGGACACCTGGTTTTCCTCGGCTCTCTGGCCGTTCTCCACGCTCGGGTGGCCCCAAAAGACCAAAGAACTTGAAATTTTTTATCCCACCTCGGCCTTGGTGACGAGTTTCGACATCCTCTTCTTCTGGGTCGCCCGCATGATCATGATGGGGCTGCATTTCATGAAGGACGTTCCCTTCCGGGATGTTTACATCCATGCCCTGGTCCGCGACGCCGAGGGACAGAAAATGAGCAAGTCCAAGGGGAACGTTATCGACCCGCTCGCGATTATGGAGAAATACGGCACCGACGCACTGCGCTTCACCCTCGCCGCGATGGCCTCCCCCGGACGGGACATCAAGCTTTCCGAGGAGCGGATCGAGGGCTACCGGAACTTCGCCAACAAGATCTGGAACGCGGCGAGGTTTATTTTAATGAACTGTCCGAGCGGCCCGAAGGCCTATCTTGATAGACCACTCACCGACCCAACAACGCTTTCGCTCGCGGATCGTTGGATTTTAAGCCGACTCCAACGAGTGATCATCTCCGTTAACAGCCAGCTTGAAAATTACCGTTTCGATGAAGCTTCGAAGGACCTTTATCAGTTCCTCTGGCACGAGTTCTGCGACTGGTATCTGGAACTGATTAAACCGACACTGTATGGTAAGGACTCTGACGCGGCGGATCGGACCCGGACCGTCGCGACCCGGGTTTTTGAAACGGTGCTCAGGCTCCTCCATCCGTTCATGCCCTTTATTACCGAAGAGCTCTGGCAGACGTTCACACAGACTGACAGCAGTATCGTGATCGCGTCGTTTCCGATCGCGAGCGTCTCCTTCATTAATGAACCCGTCGAACAGGAATGCGAGAGCTTTCAAAAGGTCATCGAGGGGATCCGAGAAATGCGCGGCCTACATGGCATCCCATTCTCAAAAAAACTCCAAGCGACGATCCGCGTGTCCAACCAAGACATCGAGCGTTACTTGCAAAATAATTATTCGACGATCACTGCGCTTGGAGGCCTCCGCTACCTTAAGATCGGACAGCACGTCGAGCAACCCGTGCACGCTCTCATGGCTCCGATAATCTTCCCGGGCGGCCAAGGAGGCGACGTTTTCATTCCCTTGATGCCGGACACGATAGACATCGCAAAGGAAATCACGAAAAAGCAAAAACGCCTCGACGATCTCGCCGCTCAGTTGATCGTGGAGGAAAAAAAGCTTTCGAACCCTAATCTTGCGGCGAAGGCGCCTCCGGAGGTTCTAGAAAAAATGAAATCGCGCCAAGAAGAGCTCCGGCTTGAGCATGAGAAATTGGCCGCCGCGCTCAAACATTTACATGAAATGGCCAGGGAAAAAGGTGAGTCCGAATCTGCCCTTCTCTGA
- the dnaJ gene encoding molecular chaperone DnaJ, with translation MAKRDYYEVLGVKRDASDQELKKAYRQMALKYHPDRNPGNKSSEEKFKEINEAYEVLSDSQKRHRYDNFGHAGVGTEGAGGFDFNRGGFGDIFGDIFEDFFGGAAGRSRARPERGTDLRYNLQIEFEEAVFGKEAKIRIPKWETCSECRGSGAKSAGGIRTCPTCNGAGSIRFQQGFFTISRSCGHCHGEGRIVSDPCPKCHGKKQVHHEKTLAVKIPAGVETGTRLRLTGEGEPGSNGGLPGDLYVVLTVKDHPIFTREEDDLLCEVPISIGQAALGAKIEIPTLKGKTHLKIPAGTQSGRVFRIKGLGVANVKGHGIGDERVTVRVTTPTKLTTRQRELLEEFSKLSGDPVATEEGLFEKVKNIFE, from the coding sequence TTGGCCAAGCGCGACTATTATGAAGTCCTGGGCGTCAAACGCGACGCCTCGGACCAGGAACTGAAAAAGGCCTACCGCCAGATGGCTCTCAAGTACCATCCGGATCGGAATCCGGGCAACAAGTCGTCGGAAGAGAAGTTCAAAGAGATCAACGAAGCCTACGAAGTGTTAAGCGACTCGCAGAAGCGCCATCGGTACGACAACTTCGGACATGCCGGGGTCGGAACGGAGGGCGCGGGCGGGTTTGACTTCAACCGGGGCGGTTTCGGCGATATCTTCGGCGACATCTTTGAGGACTTTTTCGGCGGCGCGGCCGGTCGGTCTCGTGCCCGACCGGAGCGCGGAACGGATCTTCGGTACAATCTTCAGATCGAATTCGAAGAGGCCGTCTTCGGGAAAGAGGCCAAAATCCGGATCCCGAAATGGGAGACCTGCTCCGAGTGCCGCGGCAGCGGCGCGAAATCGGCCGGAGGAATTCGGACCTGCCCGACCTGCAACGGCGCCGGTTCGATCCGATTTCAGCAGGGTTTTTTCACCATCAGCCGGTCTTGCGGCCATTGCCACGGCGAAGGCCGGATCGTCTCGGATCCCTGCCCGAAATGTCACGGGAAGAAACAGGTTCACCATGAAAAAACACTGGCGGTCAAGATCCCGGCCGGGGTCGAGACCGGCACCCGTCTGCGTTTGACCGGAGAGGGTGAGCCGGGTTCAAACGGCGGTCTGCCGGGGGATTTGTATGTCGTGCTGACCGTGAAGGACCATCCGATCTTCACGCGCGAGGAAGACGACCTCCTCTGTGAAGTCCCGATCAGCATCGGCCAGGCCGCGCTGGGCGCCAAGATCGAGATACCCACACTCAAGGGCAAGACGCACCTCAAGATCCCGGCCGGCACTCAGAGCGGCCGCGTCTTCCGTATCAAAGGCCTCGGCGTCGCCAACGTCAAAGGACACGGAATCGGCGACGAGCGGGTGACGGTTCGCGTCACGACCCCGACCAAGCTCACCACCCGCCAGCGCGAACTCCTCGAGGAGTTCTCAAAACTGAGCGGGGATCCGGTGGCAACCGAGGAAGGGCTCTTTGAGAAGGTCAAAAATATTTTTGAATAA
- a CDS encoding type III pantothenate kinase: MLLAIDIGNTNIVLGVFLGSRLKGSWRIATRLGKTSDEYGILLLDLFRANGLRADQIDGVILSSVVPPLTPIFTEMSLRYVHSAPLIVDGTMNTGLINRYESPRDVGADRIVNAVAAYRRYGGPVIIVDFGTATTFCAVSKKGEYLGGAITPGITISAEALFRGASKLPKVELAKPKSVIGQDTVSSIQSGLLYGYAGLVDAMVKRMKKELAPTAKVIATGGQARLILSETKTINEVRPFLTLEGLQLLYERNKKRARRDSIDNTSKT; this comes from the coding sequence ATGCTGCTCGCGATTGACATCGGAAATACCAATATCGTCCTGGGTGTTTTTCTGGGAAGCCGACTGAAAGGGAGCTGGCGAATCGCCACCCGACTCGGCAAGACCTCCGATGAGTACGGCATCCTGCTGTTGGATCTTTTTCGCGCGAACGGGCTCCGAGCCGATCAAATCGACGGAGTGATTCTATCCAGCGTGGTTCCCCCCTTGACCCCGATCTTCACCGAGATGAGCCTGCGCTACGTTCATTCCGCCCCCTTGATCGTGGATGGAACCATGAACACCGGCTTGATCAATCGATACGAGTCCCCGAGGGACGTGGGTGCGGACCGGATCGTCAACGCCGTCGCGGCGTACCGGCGTTACGGAGGACCCGTTATTATCGTTGACTTTGGAACCGCCACCACCTTTTGCGCCGTGAGCAAGAAGGGAGAATATCTGGGCGGAGCGATCACGCCCGGGATTACGATCTCGGCCGAAGCTCTCTTTCGGGGAGCGTCGAAACTTCCCAAAGTGGAGTTGGCCAAACCCAAATCGGTCATCGGCCAAGATACCGTCAGCAGCATACAGTCCGGATTATTATACGGTTATGCAGGACTTGTAGATGCAATGGTCAAAAGGATGAAAAAGGAGTTGGCACCGACGGCCAAAGTTATCGCGACAGGCGGCCAGGCCCGGCTGATCCTGTCCGAGACAAAGACGATCAACGAGGTTCGGCCCTTTTTAACGCTGGAAGGTCTTCAACTCTTGTATGAAAGAAACAAGAAGAGGGCCCGAAGAGACTCTATTGACAACACATCCAAAACTTGA
- the dnaK gene encoding molecular chaperone DnaK, with protein MSKVIGIDLGTTFSCVAVMSGGDPVVIPNAEGSRITPSVVAFTDKGEQLVGQIARRQAITNPENTIFSIKRLIGRKFRSPEVQAAMKRLPYKIVEASNGDAHVEVRGKKYSPAEISAMILQKMKQTAEDYLGEKVSDAVVTVPAYFDDSQRQATKDAGAIAGLNVLRIINEPTAASLAYGLDKKKDERIAVYDLGGGTFDISILEIGEGVFEVKATNGDTYLGGDDFDLRIMDWLIEEFNKDQGIDLRKDKMALQRLKEAAEKAKIELSSSQETEINLPFVTADAGGPKHLVTKLTRSKFEQLVDALVQKTIEPCRKAMTDAGLTAQDIHEVVLVGGMTRVPKVQQVVQSFYGKEPHKGVNPDEVVAIGAAIQGAVLKGEVKDVLLLDVTPLSLGIETLGSVFTKLIERNTTIPTRKSQIFSTASDNQTAVSIHVLQGEREMAGDNKTLGRFDLVGIPPAPRGVPQIEVTFDIDANGIVHVSAKDMATGKEQSIRITASSGLSKEEIDKMVKEAQARSEEDKKKRELAEVKNEADSMVYTVDKTLTELGDKVAMAERNDIREKIAATKKALETNDTTTIRNALQELTKASHKVAEEMYKHSSSQGAGGPQAGQGPQPGGPSAEGGGPSAKSAEAGTVDAEFEETRKDSKEGT; from the coding sequence ATGAGTAAGGTTATCGGTATCGATCTGGGAACGACGTTTTCCTGCGTGGCCGTTATGTCCGGCGGAGACCCCGTCGTCATTCCCAATGCGGAAGGAAGCCGGATTACGCCGTCGGTCGTGGCCTTCACCGACAAGGGCGAGCAACTGGTCGGACAGATCGCCCGTCGGCAGGCCATCACCAATCCGGAGAACACGATCTTCTCGATCAAACGCTTGATCGGGCGCAAGTTTCGTTCCCCCGAAGTCCAGGCCGCGATGAAACGCCTTCCCTACAAAATTGTGGAGGCCTCCAACGGGGATGCGCATGTGGAAGTACGCGGGAAAAAATACAGCCCTGCGGAAATTTCGGCCATGATCCTTCAAAAAATGAAGCAAACGGCCGAAGATTATCTGGGCGAAAAGGTCTCCGATGCGGTCGTCACCGTTCCGGCCTATTTTGACGACAGCCAACGTCAGGCGACCAAAGACGCCGGCGCCATTGCCGGACTGAACGTGCTTCGGATCATCAATGAGCCGACGGCCGCGTCGCTGGCGTACGGGCTGGACAAGAAAAAGGACGAGCGAATCGCGGTGTACGATTTGGGCGGAGGGACTTTTGATATCTCAATCCTCGAGATTGGCGAAGGGGTGTTCGAAGTCAAGGCCACCAACGGGGACACCTATCTGGGGGGAGACGACTTTGATCTCCGCATCATGGATTGGCTGATCGAAGAATTTAATAAAGATCAGGGAATCGATCTTCGAAAAGATAAAATGGCCCTTCAGCGGTTGAAAGAGGCCGCGGAGAAGGCCAAGATCGAACTGTCTTCGTCGCAGGAAACCGAGATCAATCTGCCGTTTGTCACGGCGGATGCCGGCGGGCCCAAGCACCTGGTCACGAAACTGACCCGCTCAAAGTTCGAGCAATTAGTGGATGCGCTGGTTCAGAAGACGATCGAGCCCTGCCGGAAGGCCATGACGGATGCCGGCCTGACGGCCCAGGACATCCACGAAGTCGTCCTAGTCGGCGGAATGACGCGGGTGCCCAAGGTCCAGCAGGTCGTCCAATCCTTCTACGGAAAGGAACCGCACAAGGGGGTTAATCCGGATGAAGTGGTGGCGATCGGTGCGGCCATTCAAGGCGCGGTGCTCAAGGGCGAAGTGAAAGACGTTCTGCTGTTGGACGTCACACCGCTCTCCTTGGGAATCGAAACCCTGGGGAGCGTCTTCACCAAACTGATCGAGAGGAATACGACCATCCCGACCCGGAAGAGCCAGATCTTCTCCACGGCTTCGGACAACCAGACCGCGGTCAGCATTCACGTGCTGCAAGGCGAACGGGAAATGGCCGGCGACAACAAAACGCTCGGGCGCTTCGATCTGGTCGGAATCCCGCCGGCACCCCGCGGCGTTCCTCAGATCGAGGTGACGTTTGACATCGATGCCAATGGAATCGTGCATGTCTCGGCCAAAGACATGGCCACCGGAAAAGAGCAGTCCATTCGTATCACGGCTTCCAGCGGGCTGTCCAAGGAAGAAATCGACAAGATGGTGAAAGAGGCGCAGGCCCGAAGCGAGGAAGACAAGAAGAAGCGGGAGCTGGCCGAGGTCAAGAACGAAGCGGACAGCATGGTTTACACCGTTGACAAAACGCTCACCGAGTTGGGCGACAAGGTCGCCATGGCCGAACGGAATGATATCCGCGAAAAAATCGCGGCGACAAAAAAAGCCCTCGAAACCAACGACACGACCACGATCCGGAACGCGTTGCAGGAGCTCACCAAGGCCTCCCACAAGGTGGCGGAAGAGATGTACAAGCATTCTTCGTCGCAAGGTGCGGGGGGACCGCAGGCAGGCCAAGGCCCTCAGCCAGGAGGCCCTTCCGCCGAGGGCGGAGGACCCTCCGCCAAGTCGGCGGAAGCGGGAACGGTGGATGCTGAATTTGAAGAAACAAGAAAAGACAGCAAAGAGGGAACATAA
- the nadC gene encoding carboxylating nicotinate-nucleotide diphosphorylase, translated as MSPNLPFSETLIRALVSRALAEDLGSRDLTTRLLFPKAIKAEAVIQVKQEAVLAGLPVAKAVFNKVAPRLKFKPLAQDGDRVKPGTEIAHIVGDGRSLLSAERVALNFLQRLSGVATLTAQFVEAVRGTKATILDTRKTTPGLRELEKYAVRMGGGRNHRMNLSDGILIKDNHLALTGSLMSAVQRAKKSAPRGLKVEVEATRLDEVEEALSANADIILLDNMSIPQLQEAVTLIGARALTEASGGVNLTTVGEIAATGVDFISVGALTHSAPAVDIHLDITPLS; from the coding sequence GTGAGTCCGAATCTGCCCTTCTCTGAAACTCTTATCCGAGCCCTTGTCTCGCGTGCTCTCGCCGAAGACCTCGGCTCCCGCGATCTGACCACCCGTTTGCTATTTCCAAAAGCGATCAAGGCCGAGGCCGTGATTCAAGTCAAGCAGGAGGCGGTCCTGGCGGGCCTGCCTGTAGCCAAGGCGGTTTTCAACAAAGTGGCTCCGAGACTCAAGTTCAAACCGCTTGCCCAGGACGGGGATCGAGTCAAGCCCGGGACGGAGATTGCCCACATCGTGGGCGACGGTCGTTCTCTATTAAGCGCCGAGCGCGTTGCGCTTAATTTTCTGCAGCGTCTTTCGGGCGTTGCCACCCTTACGGCTCAGTTTGTCGAGGCCGTCCGTGGCACAAAGGCGACGATTCTGGATACGCGAAAAACCACACCGGGGCTCCGTGAACTGGAAAAGTATGCCGTCCGGATGGGGGGCGGAAGGAACCACCGGATGAATCTAAGCGATGGAATATTGATCAAAGACAACCATCTCGCATTGACTGGGAGCTTAATGAGCGCCGTACAGCGCGCGAAGAAATCCGCTCCGCGGGGGCTCAAGGTCGAAGTCGAGGCCACCCGCTTGGACGAAGTGGAAGAGGCGCTTTCGGCCAATGCCGATATCATTTTACTCGATAACATGTCGATCCCTCAACTCCAAGAGGCCGTCACATTGATTGGCGCACGGGCCTTGACAGAGGCGTCTGGGGGCGTTAATCTGACCACCGTAGGAGAGATCGCCGCAACAGGCGTTGATTTCATTTCGGTCGGCGCCCTGACCCATTCGGCCCCTGCCGTCGACATTCATCTGGACATCACGCCATTATCATGA
- the grpE gene encoding nucleotide exchange factor GrpE — MEEPNPNPEPNRTQSEPDEIPSGSDALKPTSLEQDVLSLKTELEQKTNELKAAQEKQLRVFAEMENYKKRAARDQMEQLRYANEKLLKEFLPVLDNLERALSHAKDASERSPWIEGVELTYRQFSDALKKFGVTPIASVGEIFDPSRHQAVTYLDTNEYPENHVAEELQKGYLYHERVLRPSMVAVARKPSHSPVTEAPEKRETEDNDKNL, encoded by the coding sequence ATGGAAGAACCGAACCCAAATCCCGAACCCAACAGGACGCAATCCGAACCGGATGAAATCCCGTCGGGTTCGGACGCTCTCAAGCCGACGTCGCTGGAACAGGACGTTCTGTCTCTAAAAACCGAACTGGAACAAAAAACCAATGAACTCAAAGCCGCCCAGGAAAAGCAACTCCGCGTCTTTGCCGAGATGGAAAACTACAAAAAACGCGCGGCTCGGGATCAAATGGAGCAGTTGCGATACGCAAACGAAAAACTTCTTAAGGAGTTCTTGCCGGTGCTTGATAATCTGGAGCGGGCCTTGAGCCATGCCAAAGACGCATCGGAACGATCCCCGTGGATTGAAGGCGTGGAATTGACCTACCGGCAATTTTCGGATGCTTTGAAGAAATTCGGGGTAACGCCGATCGCAAGTGTGGGCGAGATTTTTGATCCCAGCCGCCATCAAGCCGTTACATACCTCGACACGAACGAGTATCCGGAAAACCATGTCGCAGAGGAATTGCAAAAAGGCTATCTGTATCATGAGCGCGTGCTTCGGCCGTCCATGGTGGCGGTCGCCCGGAAACCGTCGCATTCACCGGTTACGGAAGCACCTGAAAAACGGGAAACCGAAGACAACGATAAAAACCTGTAA
- a CDS encoding biotin--[acetyl-CoA-carboxylase] ligase, giving the protein MPGLRTDRFGRPLHVYDSIESTNTTAHLLAQQDATEGTVVLANTQTRGRGRMDRHWISPPDVNLYFSIILRPDGDPRRIGLWTLAAAVAVARAIEQTTDLPTRLKWPNDLLVHGKKIGGLLLESVVQKERIRYLVLGIGVNVNLLRDALPETLHDSASSLRQESGRMIDRVQLFQGILEILELQYRSFLTEPSQTILNAYAARSETLGRFVTVLEQHHNWTGKAEGLTPEGALILKRTDRKEVIVRSDDVVHVRPSDAARD; this is encoded by the coding sequence TTGCCGGGGCTTCGAACGGACCGCTTCGGCCGCCCGCTCCATGTATACGACAGCATTGAGTCGACAAACACCACCGCTCACCTGCTGGCCCAACAAGACGCGACCGAGGGGACCGTGGTCCTGGCCAATACCCAAACCCGCGGCCGGGGTCGGATGGACCGTCATTGGATCTCACCCCCGGACGTCAACCTCTACTTCTCGATCATCCTCCGACCCGACGGCGACCCCAGGCGCATTGGCCTATGGACACTGGCCGCCGCCGTGGCCGTGGCGCGGGCCATCGAACAAACCACGGACTTGCCGACTCGCCTGAAGTGGCCGAATGATCTTCTGGTTCATGGGAAAAAGATCGGCGGTCTTCTTCTGGAAAGTGTCGTCCAAAAAGAGCGGATCCGATACCTGGTTTTGGGAATTGGAGTTAATGTCAATCTCCTCCGTGATGCGCTTCCTGAGACGCTTCACGACTCTGCCAGCTCGCTGCGACAGGAATCGGGCCGCATGATCGACCGGGTCCAACTGTTCCAGGGGATCCTGGAAATCCTCGAACTTCAATACCGCTCCTTCCTGACCGAACCTTCTCAAACAATTCTGAACGCCTACGCCGCCCGCTCCGAAACCCTGGGACGGTTCGTAACGGTCCTGGAACAACACCACAATTGGACGGGAAAGGCGGAGGGATTGACACCGGAAGGCGCACTGATCTTGAAAAGGACCGATCGGAAGGAAGTCATCGTCCGATCCGACGACGTCGTTCATGTGAGGCCTTCCGATGCTGCTCGCGATTGA